In Mastacembelus armatus chromosome 4, fMasArm1.2, whole genome shotgun sequence, the following are encoded in one genomic region:
- the LOC113139951 gene encoding E3 ubiquitin-protein ligase RNF14-like, whose translation MNTDLEEQEDELLALQSIFGSEEFVRSESKLAGEIRVSVDVPADFTVTLKEGEMLTQYGLSFLPPLLLTFELPENYPSSSPPSFTLTCSWLTLAQLSLLRAQLTELYQATGGAVVLFSWVQFLREDALGFLDIHNLLELPSGEHSTQSNRKDSQNAAATEPNNHHTPNSGPTDEFSEPGELDLSASSLEAQHPTVASDSWEAASLHQNNLTSHSSKVSQNDLHSDVSNDYDPIVHTSDESEAEQVTQSELMAEDHNVQSSAADSSKCLLVTQSEQTGSEDFLNEGAASASDLHSSSSSRPLDESGQGAAFLPVAPRESLHNRAQTLSGLSLTPAQILLSELLIYDASQKQKVFATSVFDCGVCFISRFGSECVQLPDCDHIFCQTCLVEFFTFQITEGNVRGVTCPQADCTGSPAPAQVKSLVGEELFSRYDRLLLQSTLDRMSDVVYCPRRSCGSAVILETSSTAALCPMCAFAFCAICRKTYHGAEDCQTQKIKKETGNFVHQVFADLPQSAEGLKSLWDDYNSGSKERRRLLESRYGHRKWKCIVEDGLSEDWMATNSKNCPHCFSRIQKDMGCDRMMCTQCRQQFCWACLAKLSGTAGHHVSCPAYY comes from the exons ATGAATACGGACCTGGAAGAGCAGGAAGACGAGCTGCTCGCCCTACAAAGTATATTTGGTTCGGAGGAGTTCGTCCGGAGTGAGTCGAAATTGGCCGGAGAAATCCGAGTGTCTGTTGACGTGCCAGCAGACTTCACCGTGACTCTGAAGGAgg gtgaAATGCTGACACAGTATGGGCTATCATTCCTTCCACCTCTGCTCCTGACCTTTGAACTCCCTGAGAACTATCcgtcctcctcccctccctccttcacCCTCACCTGCAGCTGGCTGACGCTCGCTCAG CTCTCTTTACTGAGAGCTCAGCTCACTGAGCTCTACCAGGCCACTGGAGGCGCTGTGGTGCTTTTCTCCTGGGTGCAGTTTCTTAGAGAAGATGCCCTCGGGTTCCTGGACATCCATAACCTGCTGGAGCTTCCGTCTGGTGAACACAGCACTCAGAGCAATAGAAAGGACtcacaaaatgctgcagccactGAACCAAATAATCACCACACTCCAAACTCAGGACCCACAGATGAGTTTTCAGAGCCAGGTGAACTGGACCTCTCTGCATCATCACTGGAAGCTCAGCATCCAACAGTAGCCTCAGACTCTTGGGAAGCTGCATCTTTACACCAAAATAATTTAACCTCCCATTCCAGTAAAGTCAGCCAGAATGATCTGCACTCAGATGTTTCCAATGATTACGACCCAATTGTACATACCTCAGATGAAAGCGAGGCTGAACAAGTCACCCAGTCTGAGCTTATGGCTGAAGACCACAATGTTCAGTCTTCAGCAGCAGACAGCTCCAAATGTCTCCTGGTCACTCAGTCTGAACAAACTGGCTCAGAAGATTTCTTAAATGAAGGAGCTGCTTCAGCCTCAGACTTGCATTCCTCCAGCTCTTCACGCCCATTAGATGAAAGTGGACAAGGAGCTGCTTTTCTGCCAGTGGCCCCGAGAGAATCCCTTCACAACAGAGCCCAAACTCTGTCTGGTCTCTCCCTTACACCGGCACAAATTCTCCTGTCCGAGCTCTTGATCTATGATGCATCccagaaacagaaagtgtttGCCACCTCAGTGTTTGACTGTGGTGTGTGCTTTATCAGCCGGTTTGGTTCGGAGTGTGTGCAGTTGCCTGACTGTGACCACATCTTCTGTCAGACCTGCCTCGTTGAGTTCTTTACGTTCCAGATAACAGAGGGGAACGTCCGGGGTGTGACCTGTCCTCAGGCAGACTGCACTGGAAGCCCTGCCCCTGCACAG GTGAAGAGTCTGGTAGGGGAGGAGTTGTTCAGCCGCTATGATCGTCTCCTGCTACAGTCTACTCTGGACCGCATGTctg ATGTGGTGTACTGTCCTCGGCGTTCCTGTGGTTCAGCTGTCATTCTGGAGACGtccagcactgcagcactgtgcCCCATGTGTGCCTTTGCTTTTTGTGCCATCTGCAGAAAGACCTACCATGGAGCAGAAGACTGTCAGACACAGAAGATTAAGAAAGAGACAGGAAACTTTGTGCATCAAGTGTTTGCAGACTTGCCACAGTCAGCAG agGGGCTGAAGTCTCTGTGGGATGACTACAACAGTGGCAGCAAAGAGAGGCGGCGCCTGCTGGAGAGCAGGTACGGCCACAGGAAATGGAAATGTATTGTGGAGGACGGTCTGAGTGAGGACTGGATGGCCACCAACAGCAAGAACTGTCCTCACTGTTTCTCTAGAATACag AAGGACATGGGATGTGACAGGATGATGTGCACTCAGTGTAGACAGCAGTTCTGCTGGGCCTGCCTCGCCAAACTGTCAGGCACTGCAGGCCACCACGTTTCCTGCCCTGCCTACTACTAG
- the ankmy1 gene encoding ankyrin repeat and MYND domain-containing protein 1 isoform X2 yields the protein MLSKTCQSDAAAPVRGGLESGSRGQSGGHGGAEGGEETRQALGVQEWSDGSRYEGEFMNGLKHGSGRYTWTNGEYYEGSFYKDYRHGDGVYCWSTGHKFIGKFYLNRKEGYGRQLFPDGTIFQGLYHADRRFGPGVVSYPDGRQDVGLWLGERLLRLCTSVEEGFSLKRFPEYSAYMDPAATTDCLTQPPSHTSGPQTKARTHCEKHKDRDPLPDESFVLPPGMESFSTDGDHLPLPPGRRRELDKHCYGELWEPETNPHQGYERDPLSTLPLQARMHTHIHKHRLQAENVDWDVAAVLSLNREGFGPKGPLEVSSEQLIQDASQGELQAVSQILQSSLVHPDVADSQGHTALIAATVNCHNDVIQLLLDMAADIDKLNCEGMSALAVCHVLYYPFQSLHNTLAEAPTQTQILKFPSASENSPQISQMEIPPDASELNNRPQTNATTLSSQTNQSHLSDQTAEELTEHISHQSYKLSSDSELITEGWSGLNEAENSADTGCLQREDRVKDNKETEGEGEDFEREESIHWEFEEESKMGERTVVEEYDQRWQNGEREVKGQEKISESRKQDALREEAKESEKERAKNIHEEDVEEREERGSEDVAGVERFIQVLDGHIALGSVKWKECRSKAVGRVQGKDRDLTQSQTFDSARSVNSYSIEVTEEVMQRSAEALSHTGIPQRSDTQETVRKMAAMKIEHRARLDTLKLLLERGADPNISTVPMSVLFLAIMAADTEAVRRLLLCGARTDIPLPPERKGLYPLHVAAALPGSAGPRITELLLHALPDPDAQACDQDEIYEPDKILIDQEPLSITDIPNLKVGGRTALHVACQRDSDCQNASEVVALLLSHSASTDLLWSGHSPLSLAIASGNDLAVEELLKWGADPNIPLGPRVGSALCAVANINYHYCGNRIKLLDMLAKAGADILMPVMVGNVVGTAIDYAYYSFNQDSHIVNTPFHALNMREREILKVRRRLLSMMGGLVRQPACQRETAKHSSTDRKRVFKFCYHCGRSVSMKLTACSRCQKVFYCSTCFTLKASDKRHKDECIGVSASADGIQKRVVFKSQRGPRPMTKAVKVLESQVKLKENYSYN from the exons ATGCTGTCGAAAACATGCCAAAGTGATGCGGCTGCCCCGGTGCGCGGAGGTCTGGAGTCCGGATCACGGGGACAAAGCGGCGGGCACGGAGGAGCTGAAGGCGGTGAAGAGACCCGGCAGGCCCTCGGTGTTCAGGAGTGGTCTGACGGATCCAGATATGAGGGAGAATTTATGAACGGGTTAAAACACGGTAGTGGAAGGTACACGTGGACAAATGGAGag TACTACGAGGGATCTTTCTACAAAGACTACAGGCATGGGGATGGAGTGTACTGCTGGTCTACAGGTCATAAGTTCATTGGCAAGTTCTACCTCAACAGAAAGGAAGGATATGGACGACAACTGTTCCCTGATGGAACCATCTTTCAG gGTTTATACCATGCTGACAGGAGGTTTGGTCCAGGTGTGGTTAGTTATCCAGATGGGCGTCAGGATGTGGGCCTCTGGCTCGGGGAGCGCCTGCTAAGGCTTTGTACCTCTGTAGAAGAGGGCTTTAGCCTGAAGAGGTTTCCTGAATATTCGGCCTACATGGACCCGGCTGCCACCACAGATTGCCTGACTCAG CCTCCCAGTCACACTAGTGGTCCACAGACAAAAGCCAGGACACACTGTGAG AAACATAAAGACCGAGATCCATTGCCAGATGAAAGTTTTGTCCTTCCACCTGGCATGGAGAGCTTCTCAACAGATGGTGACCACTTGCCACTGCCGCCTGGACGAAGGAGAGAGTTGGATAAACACTGTTATGGTGAACTGTGGGAGCCAGAAACAAATCCACACCAAGGCTATGAACGCGACCCACTGTCCACCCTGCCCTTACAGGCCCGCATGCatactcacatacacaaacacag ACTACAGGCTGAAAATGTGGACTGGGATGTGGCTGCTGTTCTCTCGCTGAACAGGGAAGGCTTTGGTCCTAAAGGGCCTTTGGAAGTCAGTTCAGAGCAGCTGATCCAGGATGCCTCTCAAGGCGAACTGCAGGCTGTTTCTCAGATCCTCCAGAGCAGTTTGGTCCACCCTGATGTAGCAGATTCACAAGGACACACTGCACTGATCGCTGCCACA GTAAACTGCCATAATGATGTCATCCAGTTGTTGTTGGATATGGCTGCAGATATTGACAAGTTGAATTGTGAAGGCATGTCTGCCCTTGCTGTTTGTCATGTCCTATATTACCCTTTTCAGTCCCTGCATAACACTTTGGCTGAAGCACCTACCCAAACTCAA ATCTTAAAGTTTCCATCTGCAAGTGAGAACAGCCCCCAGATCAGCCAAATGGAAATCCCTCCAGACGCATCTGAACTTAACAACAGACCTCAGACCAATGCCACAACCCTGAGCAGTCAGACCAACCAGAGCCACCTTTCTGACCA AACAGCAGAAGAACTGACGGAGCACATCTCACATCAAAGCTATAAATTGTCAAGTGATAGTGAGCTCATCACTGAGGGCTGGTCTGGCCTGAATGAAGCTGAAAACTCTGCAGACACTGGATGCCTTCAGAGAGAGGATAGAGTAAAGGACAACAAGGAGActgaaggagagggagaggattTTGAGAGAGAAGAAAGCATCCACTGGGAGTTTGAGGAAGAGAGCAAAATGGGTGAAAGAACGGTGGTGGAAGAGTATGATCAAAGATGGCAAAATGGGGAAAGAGAAGTAAAGGGCCAGGAAAAAATAAGTGAGTCAAGAAAGCAGGATGCATTGAGAGAGGAGGCTAAGgaaagtgaaaaagagagagcaaagaATATTCATGAAGAGGatgtagaggagagagaagagcgAGGAAGTGAGGATGTAGCAGGTGTGGAGCGCTTCATTCAGGTGTTGGATGGTCACATTGCACTGGGCAGTGTGAAGTGGAAAGAGTGTCGATCCAAAGCAGTAGGAAGAGTTCAG GGCAAAGACAGAGACCTGACCCAGAGTCAGACCTTTGACTCTGCCCGCTCCGTCAACAGCTACAGCATCGAGGTTACAGAGGAAGTGATGCAACGTTCAGCAGAAGCACTGAGTCACACAGGGATTCCTCAGCGCTCTGACACACAGGAGACTGTACGCAAAATGGCTGCTATGAAAATTGA ACACCGTGCTCGTTTGGACACCCTGAAGCTACTACTGGAACGGGGAGCTGATCCCAACATATCCACTGTCCCCATGTCTGTCCTCTTTCTTGCAATTATGGCAGCTGACACTGAGGCTGTCAGACGATTGCTCCTGTGTGGGGCTCGGACTGATATTCCCCTTCCACCTGAG AGGAAAGGCCTTTATCCCCTGCATGTAGCTGCAGCACTGCCAGGTTCAGCAGGTCCCAGAATCACAGAGCTGCTACTACATGCTCTCCCTGACCCAGATGCACAGGCCTGCGATCAGGATGAGATCTATGAACCAGATAAG ATTTTGATAGACCAGGAACCACTGAGCATCACTGACATCCCTAATCTTAAAGTAGGTGGCAGGACAGCCCTGCATGTGGCCTGCCAGAGAGATAGTGATTGCCAG AATGCCAGTGAGGTGGTAGCTCTCCTGCTTTCCCACAGTGCCAGCACAGACCTGCTGTGGAGTGGACACTCACCTCTCTCCCTGGCAATAGCAAGTGGCAATGACCTG GCAGTGGAGGAGCTGTTGAAATGGGGTGCCGATCCGAACATCCCTCTGGGCCCCAGGGTGGGCAGCGCACTCTGTGCAGTCGCCAACATCAACTACCACTACTGTGGCAACAGAATTAAACTG CTGGACATGTTGGCTAAGGCTGGTGCTGATATCTTGATGCCAGTTATGGTGGGTAACGTTGTGGGAACTGCAATCGACTATGCATATTACTCCTTCAACCAG GACTCGCACATTGTCAACACACCGTTCCATGCACTGAATATGCGGGAGAGGGAAATACTCAAAGTACGGCGCCGGCTGCTGAGTATGATGGGAGGGCTGGTGAGACAGCCTGCTTGTCAGAGGGAGACAGCAAAGCACAGTAGCACAGACAG GAAACGAGTGTTTAAGTTCTGCTATCACTGTGGTCGCTCTGTGTCAATGAAGCTGACTGCGTGTAGCCGCTGCCAGAAGGTCTTCTACTGCTCCACGTGCTTTACACTCAAAGCATCGGATAAAAGACACAAGGACGAGTGTATCGGGGTATCAG CATCTGCTGATGGTATCCAGAAGAGAGTTGTGTTTAAATCCCAGAGAGGCCCCAGGCCCATGACAAAGGCAGTGAAGGTCTTGGAGAGCCAAGTCAAACTGAAGGAAAACTACAGCTACAACTGA
- the ankmy1 gene encoding ankyrin repeat and MYND domain-containing protein 1 isoform X1 — MLSKTCQSDAAAPVRGGLESGSRGQSGGHGGAEGGEETRQALGVQEWSDGSRYEGEFMNGLKHGSGRYTWTNGEYYEGSFYKDYRHGDGVYCWSTGHKFIGKFYLNRKEGYGRQLFPDGTIFQGLYHADRRFGPGVVSYPDGRQDVGLWLGERLLRLCTSVEEGFSLKRFPEYSAYMDPAATTDCLTQPPSHTSGPQTKARTHCEKHKDRDPLPDESFVLPPGMESFSTDGDHLPLPPGRRRELDKHCYGELWEPETNPHQGYERDPLSTLPLQARMHTHIHKHRLQAENVDWDVAAVLSLNREGFGPKGPLEVSSEQLIQDASQGELQAVSQILQSSLVHPDVADSQGHTALIAATVNCHNDVIQLLLDMAADIDKLNCEGMSALAVCHVLYYPFQSLHNTLAEAPTQTQILKFPSASENSPQISQMEIPPDASELNNRPQTNATTLSSQTNQSHLSDQTAEELTEHISHQSYKLSSDSELITEGWSGLNEAENSADTGCLQREDRVKDNKETEGEGEDFEREESIHWEFEEESKMGERTVVEEYDQRWQNGEREVKGQEKISESRKQDALREEAKESEKERAKNIHEEDVEEREERGSEDVAGVERFIQVLDGHIALGSVKWKECRSKAVGRVQQGKDRDLTQSQTFDSARSVNSYSIEVTEEVMQRSAEALSHTGIPQRSDTQETVRKMAAMKIEHRARLDTLKLLLERGADPNISTVPMSVLFLAIMAADTEAVRRLLLCGARTDIPLPPERKGLYPLHVAAALPGSAGPRITELLLHALPDPDAQACDQDEIYEPDKILIDQEPLSITDIPNLKVGGRTALHVACQRDSDCQNASEVVALLLSHSASTDLLWSGHSPLSLAIASGNDLAVEELLKWGADPNIPLGPRVGSALCAVANINYHYCGNRIKLLDMLAKAGADILMPVMVGNVVGTAIDYAYYSFNQDSHIVNTPFHALNMREREILKVRRRLLSMMGGLVRQPACQRETAKHSSTDRKRVFKFCYHCGRSVSMKLTACSRCQKVFYCSTCFTLKASDKRHKDECIGVSASADGIQKRVVFKSQRGPRPMTKAVKVLESQVKLKENYSYN, encoded by the exons ATGCTGTCGAAAACATGCCAAAGTGATGCGGCTGCCCCGGTGCGCGGAGGTCTGGAGTCCGGATCACGGGGACAAAGCGGCGGGCACGGAGGAGCTGAAGGCGGTGAAGAGACCCGGCAGGCCCTCGGTGTTCAGGAGTGGTCTGACGGATCCAGATATGAGGGAGAATTTATGAACGGGTTAAAACACGGTAGTGGAAGGTACACGTGGACAAATGGAGag TACTACGAGGGATCTTTCTACAAAGACTACAGGCATGGGGATGGAGTGTACTGCTGGTCTACAGGTCATAAGTTCATTGGCAAGTTCTACCTCAACAGAAAGGAAGGATATGGACGACAACTGTTCCCTGATGGAACCATCTTTCAG gGTTTATACCATGCTGACAGGAGGTTTGGTCCAGGTGTGGTTAGTTATCCAGATGGGCGTCAGGATGTGGGCCTCTGGCTCGGGGAGCGCCTGCTAAGGCTTTGTACCTCTGTAGAAGAGGGCTTTAGCCTGAAGAGGTTTCCTGAATATTCGGCCTACATGGACCCGGCTGCCACCACAGATTGCCTGACTCAG CCTCCCAGTCACACTAGTGGTCCACAGACAAAAGCCAGGACACACTGTGAG AAACATAAAGACCGAGATCCATTGCCAGATGAAAGTTTTGTCCTTCCACCTGGCATGGAGAGCTTCTCAACAGATGGTGACCACTTGCCACTGCCGCCTGGACGAAGGAGAGAGTTGGATAAACACTGTTATGGTGAACTGTGGGAGCCAGAAACAAATCCACACCAAGGCTATGAACGCGACCCACTGTCCACCCTGCCCTTACAGGCCCGCATGCatactcacatacacaaacacag ACTACAGGCTGAAAATGTGGACTGGGATGTGGCTGCTGTTCTCTCGCTGAACAGGGAAGGCTTTGGTCCTAAAGGGCCTTTGGAAGTCAGTTCAGAGCAGCTGATCCAGGATGCCTCTCAAGGCGAACTGCAGGCTGTTTCTCAGATCCTCCAGAGCAGTTTGGTCCACCCTGATGTAGCAGATTCACAAGGACACACTGCACTGATCGCTGCCACA GTAAACTGCCATAATGATGTCATCCAGTTGTTGTTGGATATGGCTGCAGATATTGACAAGTTGAATTGTGAAGGCATGTCTGCCCTTGCTGTTTGTCATGTCCTATATTACCCTTTTCAGTCCCTGCATAACACTTTGGCTGAAGCACCTACCCAAACTCAA ATCTTAAAGTTTCCATCTGCAAGTGAGAACAGCCCCCAGATCAGCCAAATGGAAATCCCTCCAGACGCATCTGAACTTAACAACAGACCTCAGACCAATGCCACAACCCTGAGCAGTCAGACCAACCAGAGCCACCTTTCTGACCA AACAGCAGAAGAACTGACGGAGCACATCTCACATCAAAGCTATAAATTGTCAAGTGATAGTGAGCTCATCACTGAGGGCTGGTCTGGCCTGAATGAAGCTGAAAACTCTGCAGACACTGGATGCCTTCAGAGAGAGGATAGAGTAAAGGACAACAAGGAGActgaaggagagggagaggattTTGAGAGAGAAGAAAGCATCCACTGGGAGTTTGAGGAAGAGAGCAAAATGGGTGAAAGAACGGTGGTGGAAGAGTATGATCAAAGATGGCAAAATGGGGAAAGAGAAGTAAAGGGCCAGGAAAAAATAAGTGAGTCAAGAAAGCAGGATGCATTGAGAGAGGAGGCTAAGgaaagtgaaaaagagagagcaaagaATATTCATGAAGAGGatgtagaggagagagaagagcgAGGAAGTGAGGATGTAGCAGGTGTGGAGCGCTTCATTCAGGTGTTGGATGGTCACATTGCACTGGGCAGTGTGAAGTGGAAAGAGTGTCGATCCAAAGCAGTAGGAAGAGTTCAG CAGGGCAAAGACAGAGACCTGACCCAGAGTCAGACCTTTGACTCTGCCCGCTCCGTCAACAGCTACAGCATCGAGGTTACAGAGGAAGTGATGCAACGTTCAGCAGAAGCACTGAGTCACACAGGGATTCCTCAGCGCTCTGACACACAGGAGACTGTACGCAAAATGGCTGCTATGAAAATTGA ACACCGTGCTCGTTTGGACACCCTGAAGCTACTACTGGAACGGGGAGCTGATCCCAACATATCCACTGTCCCCATGTCTGTCCTCTTTCTTGCAATTATGGCAGCTGACACTGAGGCTGTCAGACGATTGCTCCTGTGTGGGGCTCGGACTGATATTCCCCTTCCACCTGAG AGGAAAGGCCTTTATCCCCTGCATGTAGCTGCAGCACTGCCAGGTTCAGCAGGTCCCAGAATCACAGAGCTGCTACTACATGCTCTCCCTGACCCAGATGCACAGGCCTGCGATCAGGATGAGATCTATGAACCAGATAAG ATTTTGATAGACCAGGAACCACTGAGCATCACTGACATCCCTAATCTTAAAGTAGGTGGCAGGACAGCCCTGCATGTGGCCTGCCAGAGAGATAGTGATTGCCAG AATGCCAGTGAGGTGGTAGCTCTCCTGCTTTCCCACAGTGCCAGCACAGACCTGCTGTGGAGTGGACACTCACCTCTCTCCCTGGCAATAGCAAGTGGCAATGACCTG GCAGTGGAGGAGCTGTTGAAATGGGGTGCCGATCCGAACATCCCTCTGGGCCCCAGGGTGGGCAGCGCACTCTGTGCAGTCGCCAACATCAACTACCACTACTGTGGCAACAGAATTAAACTG CTGGACATGTTGGCTAAGGCTGGTGCTGATATCTTGATGCCAGTTATGGTGGGTAACGTTGTGGGAACTGCAATCGACTATGCATATTACTCCTTCAACCAG GACTCGCACATTGTCAACACACCGTTCCATGCACTGAATATGCGGGAGAGGGAAATACTCAAAGTACGGCGCCGGCTGCTGAGTATGATGGGAGGGCTGGTGAGACAGCCTGCTTGTCAGAGGGAGACAGCAAAGCACAGTAGCACAGACAG GAAACGAGTGTTTAAGTTCTGCTATCACTGTGGTCGCTCTGTGTCAATGAAGCTGACTGCGTGTAGCCGCTGCCAGAAGGTCTTCTACTGCTCCACGTGCTTTACACTCAAAGCATCGGATAAAAGACACAAGGACGAGTGTATCGGGGTATCAG CATCTGCTGATGGTATCCAGAAGAGAGTTGTGTTTAAATCCCAGAGAGGCCCCAGGCCCATGACAAAGGCAGTGAAGGTCTTGGAGAGCCAAGTCAAACTGAAGGAAAACTACAGCTACAACTGA